The genomic stretch AGTAAGTGACCAATCTTCTGCCAAAAAGTGAAGTGTTTTGCTTCTGACTTTGCCAAAACACTAGGGTGGCTACCACAAGCAAGTGAAGAAATTCTCTCTCCTGTATGGACGTGTATATAGAGGGTGTCCTGAACTGAAACCCTGCCAAAGGGACAGAGGCCATCTGTCCATCTTTCTGCTCTCTAACTTTGGTTCTCCGTCTGCTCTTGCTCCTTTCCTGTCTTCCCCATGGAGCACCAGTGGGCCTGTCACTTACCTGATTTCCTACACTTGAAGGTAGCTCTCCCTTCCCTTGTCTAAGCAATTAGCTGCTTCTAACTatgtctaaataaaaataaacctgagCCTTCTGGAGTAATTTCCTAGCCACCTTTCTCTTCTAGACCTAATCTCTACTAAGGATTgtgctgggattttttaaatggtaaagaGATGCTGGCAAGGGCTTCTTTCTTCTACCTCTTTTGCTACTATCCTCATAAATGGAGTTGGATGCTGAGGTGCAACTCTTCGTGGGCTGATATTTCTCTTGATCTGTGTGCTTCTTGTCCTTTACTTGCCCTTCCTCTGTAAGCCTTTTGCCTTCATCTTGTTCTTACCACCACCTTGTTTATCTGCAATGATCTATTGCCTTTGGCCTGATGATTCCAGAATTCACAACCCTCTTTCAAAACACTCGAGCTAGGGCTGTGTTTTCTGAGCCTAATAGAGTATGGAAGTCCAAGGAACATGTTTGTGAATAACCTTTAAAGTCTGAATTCAGGTTCTGAACAAAAGTTACACTGAACAATTTCAGTCTTTGGTAGAAACTTCTTTGGCAACATTTACAGTCTCATCCATGGAGTCATGAAGTCATTGACTGAAGTGCCATCAGCTATTGGCAGTGTACATCACTGGCAGCTTAGAAATGcccatttaaaaatttaaatgaatgTTGTGTGGTGAGAGCTGCTTCTAACCTCCTGAACCATCAAGCTCTCAAGCCTGAGCAACTGCTGGTGGTTCTCATCTAACGGTTGAAGCAGCTGAGCCACTGAGTGGATTCCTGAGAGGGCTTGAGGCTCCAGAACTGCAGCATTTCAAGGACAGAGTAAATGAATTTTAAAGCAGGAGCAATAGGGTAACTGTAGACAGTAGACAGTTTAAACCTGTGGTGATGTGCACTGGTTCCCACAGAGGATATGATCGGGACACTTCTGTTTTGCATCCCCCACAGTTCTTTACTACTCCAAGCTCACATTGACCTTGCTGACATACCATGAAAGACAGTGAGAAATCACTTCAAGACTATAACTGGAGAGGATGGATTTGAGGGAAGAGATAAAAGTCCTGTAGCCCTTTCCTGCcacatgcatatgtgtatgtTTTGCGTCCAGTCCTTTCATAGGGATTGTAGCTGTTTGACTTTTTCCTGCTACACACACTGGTGTTGCATCTGCACCCTGCTCTGTTACAGGAAACAGATGTTGTGACATTTATCCACACCCAGTGATGGAAAGCTCCCAACTCACTCTGTGAAATTATTGTGTGTTGAGTTTTGGAAGGAGAGGAGCTTCCCAGCCTCTGTGTTACCCAGTCCATGTGCTTGTGAGCTTTAGacagttgtgcttttttttttttatttccagattgCTAAGCTAATGCTTAGGTGCAAGGGGACCTGGGAATAACCACCAATGCGATATAgttcatcatcttttttttttctgcctacaCAACTCTATATTTTTATGCTTCGCATAATGTTAGCTTATGTGGACTTGGTACACTGGGAGATGCTTTACCCTGCCTCCCATGGGAATGCCTGTGAGCATCTTGCATAAGGCCTATTCCTGGTCACAATTTTTCACCAAACCAGTGAATGTCCCCAGATGCAATGCAGCTTAAAAAGCTTCAAGCAAACTAAGAAGGGGGCTCAGAGGGGACAGAAGGGTCACAAGGGAAGTAAACGAAAATAACCATGTATAACATCATGAGAACATAAACTTGACCATAGGTAACATGACACAAATGCAAGAAGATACTATTCTGGTTTTTCTTTCATGTCCActgaagcagcaaaaccaaaaggaGCCAGTTGTATCCTGAACTATCTGCTCTGCTGATAAAATCCCCTCAGGCAGAAGTGGGGATATTTGCCCAGCTAGGTCTGTAGCTCTTCCTCATGCCAGATTAGTGTTTATCACGAGGCAGAATTGAACCCTATTTTAGTGGAGGTACTGTTCTCTGACCTTGAGTTTCCAATTTGAGTAAAAGTTGTAAATTTATGCAAGCACAATGGTCTGGGTGTGGCAAACCTGCTAGATGGCAAGAACTTTTGTTCCTCTTGTTCCTCGCTGCTGACAGGTGAGCACCAGCAGCTTTGGGATATCACTCTGACTAATGATTaagtgctgttttgtttttcctgtgcagTGGTGCAAGTAATCCTCTGAGTTGAGGGGGTGTACTCTGATCTCCCTCCCAGTGAAGGTGATTTGAATTTCACCTCTGAGCTTGGCAAAGGCTAAATTTGGCAGGAAGGAAACTGTAATAGTACTGTTTAGTAGCTCATAGGCTTAATGAAAGTGCAACTCCTACTTCTGATTTCACTGCACAGTGATCACAGATCAGATATGAAGTTGTATAAGTCATTTTGAGCAAGTCCTAAAAGATGGACAGCTCTTAGGCCTCCTGTATAGTGCAACACTAGGCCATTGTTCTGAAGACCTGCCCTGTGACTTAGGGTGGGAAACCTTATTTCCTTAACTAGACATGGTATTGTTAAGAGTGAGAAGCAAAGTGAAgttaattttatgttttattatCAGCTTTCCATTTCTTCCAGGTTCTCTCACTGACAGAGAGTAGCAGAAGTTGAGCTTCCTGTAGATAATAAACCTAGAAATCTGATTTTTGTGACACTGAACACTGGCTAACAACAGTAAAGCTATGAGAACTCATACTAAAACCAAACCTGGCTACTGGGACTGGGCATTTTATGACAAATATTTGTTGAAATGATACTCTTGATTGTAATTATCTCCAGGACTTCCTTGCTTGCCCTAGGATGAGGATATACAGGGCTGGATGCTCTGAGACATTGTAAGTGACTGCAGAAATAAGTGCAATGCAGCattctttcaaataatttatcttcCTACAGTAAAATTGCATTGGGTTGTGCTGTTGGGAAATCAATGGGTAGCCTTAGTTTCATGTGCTGagtcttttaaaaagagaattctGCCATCCATTGGCTTTTGAATAGCTTTATAAGTATATGTGACATGACCAAGTCTAGGTAAGAACatttagttttactttgtttcagTACTGAGCCAATGAGAGCATTACTGCAGAACAGTTACCTGAGAATTTGCTTGAAAAATTCTTTCCTTTCAGAGTCAGGGGGAAGGAGCCAGTGCCAATTATTTAATGGTGAAACCTTTCTTTTGTTTATCTCTTTGCAGTTATGTGGCTGTGGGCTGCTGGGCGTGGGCATCTGGCTGTCAGTGTCACAAGGAAACTTCGCCACATTTTCTCCTAGCTTTCCATCGCTTTCAGCTGCCAACCTAGTCATTGCCATTGGTACAGTCATCATGGTGACCGGCTTTCTGGGCTGCCTAGGTGCTATCAAGGAAAACAAGTGCCTCCTGTTGAGTGTAAGACATCAATACTTCTTTTCACTAAGACCAGTGACTGttactttgttggtttttttttttttaaatgaccgGTGCAAAATAGTCTTGTGGGTCACTGTAACATTGCCTTTGGCTTTCAATCTTCTGTCTGCTTGCAGTATGGCATCCCATATCTTTGGTCACAGTGATAACATTGGTGTATTAGCAAATGTATCCTTGTTGCTGTGTGCCCTAATGTATTAGATAGCAAAGCAAATTACTATCAGTTACCTCTGAATGGTTAAACCTGAACTGTAGGGTCAATCTGGATAGCCCTTCTGGAAATGTCTGTTAGAAGGATTGACTGAAAAATCTTAAGCACAGCTGCTTTTGGGTGCCACTCAAAGCCTCTCATGACTATTTTCTACTTTGCCTTTATCTAGGAACTTTGTCATAAGTTGGTGGAAACCATCTGATTCAAAGTTAAGTCGTCAGTGTCTCTGCCAGGCCTtaccaataaaacaaaaaataatctgatCCTTGGCAGTGTTTGTCTAGCACTGAAGCACAGGGATTGGGAACCCCCCTCAGAAAACACAGTTTGGGTCACTCCTCTTACATAAACCCAGGAGGCTTCATCATGCCTTTCCCCACCTCAAGGAGAGAGGTATTGTGGCAGAAGGCGAGAGGAGGGCTCTCAAAGCAGACCCCTTCCAATTCAGTCACAGCTTACGAATCACAGGTGCTGTGACATTAAGGAGCATATGTGAGTTTTCCTTGTGTAAAAGTCTCCCTTACATGGTGTTGGGGAACAGCCAGGCAGCATTCCGTATACCACCTCAGAGAATTAAACTGGAGGACAAATGTGCACTTGTTTTTTGGTATCTGTTGCTTGGTTTTTTATGTTGTACAGCTAGGAAAGCAAGCAGAATAGGAACGAGGTCTACGTCATTCATCCACACAAAATGCAACACCAGCtgaatttttgatttttttttaagagtgttTATATTCTTACAAAGTTCTGCAAAAGCCTTTTTATACTATCACGATTACCATGAATTTTCAACTAGAGAGCTTGCTGCACTGCATATTCCATCTCCCCCAGTGTCTGTGGGGGGGATGCCCTGCCTGTGTGGCAGTCCACTAGTACATAAAAGCAactagtgggcatgaaaagtagTGAGACTACTGGAGCTCACACTTCGGATGCCCCTGCAGAGAGAGATTTCAACTACAGAGAGTTGGGAATAGAAGTGATAACTAATGTAATGACTATTCCATCTGACAGGCAGTCAGATGTGGTTAAAGCCCACCAGCTAGGGAATCACTCCCGAGGCATGTCACATGGATCTTTGTGGTAATGGGTTTAGCATCTGTTCTGTAGTCTGTATGAAGGAAAGAGACTGCCAGGGCTGCGTGCTGTGACAGAAgtcaaaaaaaaagcaagataaaaacaTTGATGAAACCTGCAAAGTGGTAGTAGAGCAAAACCTAAAATTTAGAGAATGCTAGACAGTGAGCTCCCTCACTGGTGGTGAGACCTGCAGGAGTTTTAGTGGCAATATAACTCCAATAAGCCTCCAATATAACTCCAATATAGCTCCAATAAGCAAAATACCAATAAGCCTGAATTGAATAGTTTGAAACCAAACTTACGTGGTTTGGGAAGTAGAGGAAAGGTTTAAAGGACAAGGCCTATAGTCTTCAGAGTTCCTAGCAGCCCCAGTTTTGCTTTCTAGTTGGTGTGTATAcactgtctgttttttctttgttctagTTTTTCATCGTTTTGCTGGTAATTCTCCTGGCAGAGCTGATATTactgattttgttctttgtttataTGGACAAGGTAAGCAAATATGCCATATAGATTAATTATCTGTACTAGCATGTATATCGGGTTCAATTTGCTTCTGTTTGATGGGAGGTATGTGGGTTCTCCTTGCTCTTCACTTTGGTGAACCTTGAGATCTTGCCTGTTTTCTGTAAGCTGCTTctgcagggggaggaggaagtgATGAGGAGGGCAAACAGGAGAGAAGAACCTGCTGAGCTTTACAATTTCCTCTCTGAAATAAAACCATGGTCCAGGAGCTCCCTTTTAGTCTTCTCCTAAAAGCTAAGATAGCCTTCAACATAGCTGTTTGATTTCCCTGCAAGAAGCTGATCATCTTGTGAACCTGCGTTGTGGGAGGTCCTGCTTAAGACCTGATTAGCTTGTTAGGGCCAACCCTTGAACAGGACTGGAGGAGAGAGGCCTGGGATATTCACAGGTTATTCCAGATGCCACCAGCTGTCTCACTTGACTGGGCAGTCCCAGAGAGTTTGACAAGGGTGCAGAGTGGATCAAGAGGCAGCTTCTCATAAAGCCCATCTGTAGGAATCTCCTATCTAGTAGAGACTAAGTGAAGTAGGCACAACTGGCTGGCCTGTCAGATTAGGTGAGACTGTAAAAATCCTTGGGGAACTGGAGAACTCTGCTAAACACAGGACAGAGCCTTACAGTATGAGCATGTCCAGACTGATTCTAAAACGGAGCTCCTACCAGATTTGTATCTCTCCCCAGGTTGTCATTATGATGCCTGCCACTTTCGGGGAGGTGGGGTGAACTTCTGATTTTGAATGGGATGTCAAAGAGGGATGAAACAGATCCTATAATATAGATGACCTTTATGCCAGGACCTATAGGTTAATCTTTTCTCTACTGCCAGCTCACTGCTGTCAGAGCCAAAGTACATTCCTACCTGCACCCAGGACTCCAGGCTCAGACTGAAATTTATACAAGAAATGGGACCTCTCACATCTCCTGTTAAGCATTCCATCTTTCTCCTCTAAAGAAAGAAGAGCACATTTGAAAATCATAAATCCTACAAGCCTGTCCCCACAAGATGGATAATAATGTCCTTTTCCAACTGATTTTGTGTTGGCCATTCGTTATAGCCTGCCTGAACCTGTGCAAGGGATAACTATGTTAAGATTGGGAGGCTTGGACTCTGGTTTAATGGTATTAGCAAATTAAAGTAGGCTACAGGTTACAGGTAGGAGAGGCTGCTGTGGGGTACTGCCAACAGCTATCTTTAGCAAAGTTAAAGTAAGTTCAGCAGATTTCTGCTGATCGTTCTTCAGTTAGTTTGGATCAGATGATGACTGTGTGATGGAATCTTAATAGAGGGAGAGCTGTTTGCTGAATTAATCCAGTGTTTTGCAATCTGAGGGAGAGACTAGGCCTTGGCAGGTGCCAAAAGAGAGTCTTGAAGCTATGATGGAGCTTTCCTACCATGTCAATTCTGTGGTGAGAGAAGACAAGAGAAGTGCATTCTATATGCAAAATCTGTACCATCTGATCCTTTCATCTAAACAGCAGAGCAttgattttctgtattttttacatGATGCAGGTCAGTGAGAGTGCAAAGAAGGATTTGAAGGAAGGTATGAAGCTATACAACTCAGAAAATAACGTTGGACTGAAAAATGCATGGAATATCATTCAAGCAGAGGTAACATTTTCCcaatagaagaaaaataacaatttgcCCATAAAAGCTGCTGTGGTCTGTTAACTGTGGCATCCATGCCAAGTCTAAAAGATGGCTAATGcaggcttttctttctgattttgcaCTCTTGACCATCCAAGGAGTACTGTGAAACCCAGGATCAAAGTGTACTCTGTATAAGGTGAAATATGCTTGCCTCTCTCTGAGATTCTCTGTGCTTATCACAGGCCCAGAGATGATCTGAaagagaggagaagcagcaaaaccTGCATAGGTAGAACTGCAGCTTTGGCAGCTAGGCTTTTGCCATTCAGTGGTTGTGGGCAAACTACCTTATGTTTTGGTGTTTGGGCTCGTGTCTCTGTGACAAAAAGGCTAACATACCTTGGATATGGGActgttcatttacttttttttttttttttttttaaatatcgtTAAGTATTTGCTTTTAGTCATCACTGAGCacaaagcacttttaaaaatacaagtgtTGTGGCAGCCCTTTTGAAAATATACAGTGGTTTAGTAGAAGTAAGTTTGTGGGTGGTGCATGGTTCACAAATTGTGCTAGTTAAGTTAATTTACTTTTGTCATAGATGAAATGCTGTGGTGTGAATGACTTTACGGATTGGTACCCAGTGCTGGGAGAAAACACTGTCCCAGACCGATGTTGTACGGAAAACTCCCAAGACTGTGGACGGAACTCCACTGAGTTAGTGTGGAAAACGGTGAGTCTCACTTTTCCCAGGCTAAGGCttagggaggggtgggaaggaagaaaatagagGGAATGTACGTGAAAGAAAATGTGACCTTgagatttcagttttcatctttcATCATTTCAGGGATGTTATGAGAGAGTTATGACCTGGTTTGATGAGAATAAGCATGTCCTTGGTTCGATTGGGATATGCATCCTCATAATGCAGGTAATACTGGTACAATGTTTGTCAACATGGCTTTGATTTGCTGTCAGCATTCTTGATTCGGCTGCGTGAAAAGTGGTGCTAAACTGCTTTGAGTTTGATCATGATTTCAAAAATGTCAGATTTGTTTTAAGAGTTCATTTAAGGCCATCTAGTCAGAAAGGAAGCAGGTCAGTAGTCAGTGCCACAAAGAAGACACGCTACCGTGGGGTTTTGCTTACCTGTGTTTTGACTTCAGAGCACCTTTGGAGTTCCCATGTTTAGCCATTTGTTACACTGTCCCTTAAGgaactggttttttttaatttcgaAACTAAGTTTCAGAAATTGCTAAACTGAGTCAAATCATGGCCACTGAACCGAGGAGGTTAAcatgttttataaaagaaatgcagaaactcATCATAATCTGTTAAGGTTTTGAGGTTCCTGTATCACTGCTGTACTTTTGGGGGAGAATACCTGAATCTGATGTTTTCAGTCACAGTTATGTGGCTAAACAAGCACAAGCTGTTGCATAAAAAGGAAGAGTGACTCATGTGTATTGATGCTGAAAAATTGTTGCACGTATGACAAAGACCCCTGAGAGCTTTTTGTTTCCATCTGTGCTCTGACTGATACATCTCCAGACATCACTGTGTGTCTGAACAACATACATCCAAGTTTACTGATCAGTATTGAAGCTTGAGAAATATGGCTAGTGTAGAATGACTTTTAAAACTAGAGCTGGACCATAAACAAAGGTCAGCAATCCAGTTTGGGCAGAACATCCTGTACTGAAgccctttttgtttgtttttcttcagattcTTGGCATGGCCTTCTCCATGACACTCTTCCAGCAGATTCACAGGACTGGCAAAAAATATGATGCCTAAAACCTCTGAAACATTATCATATCAACCCTTCTGTCTCAtcataaaaatgaacaaaaggaaTGACCGCAAAGAGTATCAAGCCTAGCCCTGCTGAGGGAATCCGTCCCATTGACCGATCTACTTTGTTGTTACTTGTCCAGTTATTACCACAacctgactcttttttttttgtctgtttcacaTTTGCCATTTATTTGCCAAAGAGGGGGGAAACCCCCCAAACAATGgattttctaaacaaaatcaTAGATCTGCTCTAAGAATGTTTCTTAAGAAACTGTTTTGCTCTACTAATCCATGCTATATGTGCAAAAATTATGTGTGTTCACCTTCAAGGGAGAATTCTTCAAGGTCTTCCATTAGGTTTTCAACCCTCATGTCCAATTTACTGGAAGACATGGAAAAGCCACTCTGAGAGTCCTAGGAATTGGagctgctttgctctgcagcttCTTTTACCTTATGGTGTATACTTTTTTATtatgataatgatgatgatgatgattattatgaTGGATATAACTTAGAATTTAGTTGCCTGACTTTATAACTTCTTACTGTTTTTGGTTTTACACATTTATTGTACATTAATTATGGAACCACGGTGCGATCTCCAGAGGACATGTTTTTCAAAGTTGACAGTTGGTGGGGACAAATGAAGACAAAACTTTTCTTAAGTCCATGGGGAGGCATTGTCTACCTTTATCAGGGCCTTGGTGCCCTTACTGTAACAAAGGTGGCTCCTTTCAAATCAGAGGCTCTTTCCTCAGATGGAATGCAGTGCCTTCCCATCAGACCAGATGGTGAGCTTCCTGCTCCTGTGAGGCAAAGTTCCAATGCCTTTACTCACCCAAATCTGCCTGCTTTGATGTCATGCTACTCTGAAAGCTAAAAATCCTGACTAAGCAAGTTACTGCTCCCTGGCACAAAGGAGAGAGATTGCAGTCTGACCTACCGGCCACTTGGCAGCAGACTTCACAGACTGTGTTGCCTATTTCAAAAAAATTGCCCACGGCATGGCATGCTGCTGGATGTGAGGGAAGGAGGTGGCAATTTGATGACGACATTGTCACGCCATGCCCTTCATTGAGGGGTTTGCTAGGCAGAGGGCAGCTGTCTCCCTGAACTGGAAAAGGTGGTTTGGTTAAAGGTGAACAGATGATGCAGGAAAGGGGCAATTTCCAAAACAGCACTCAGAAACTATATGTGTTGTCACACCTTCAGTACAGAATTGGTTCTTGCTGACAGATCGCCAAGTCCATCCAATGGGGTAGTTCGGAGTTAACTGCAATGCATATTTTTACCAACATTCCTGTTAGAATACTTGAACATATATTTCTCTAGGTTGAATGGTGCTTCATTGCAAGCAGCCCCCATTTACCCTTTGTTCCAGGTTTCTGCTGTTTtgtgaaggaagaagaaaaggctcagacATTGGAGGATGTTCTGATTTAACGCCAGTCAGGGCTTGACTTAGCTCTGAAAGAAACGCTGGGTTTTGTATTAGCAGCAGTTAGAAGTGACCTTCAGAGATTACTTCCTCCAGTGTGACTCTGGATAATGTCATCTATGTGAGATGGGGTTTACTATGACGTTATTGGGTGGAGTTTCAGAAACTGTCGAGGATGGAGATTTTGTGCCTTTCAGAGCCATGCCATGTCAAACTACTCCTCTGGTAAACAAGTTTctcttaatgtccagtctgaataTCTTTAAACTCTTAAAAGATACAATTTTCATTGTATCATTCAGCCTGTCTTTTCCTTGTGGGCTGAAATAGCTGTTGAGCCACTTAATATCTGGGAGTTTTTAATCCCCTCTTTATCTTCCTAATAGGTCCTGCATGCATCTGTACATCTGGCAGCAGTAGTGTTTTGTGTGGCCTATGTGTCAGTTTTTGAGTTCCTATGAAATCAGTGTGACAGGAAGGAGTGTGAATGTGTGGGAGATAGATAGAGATGAATTTGGGTGTTGCAGTGAAGAAGGAGGTTACTATTCTTAGAGCATGGCCCTTGCCCATATGAGCACAATGCCCAAAGTTTCACAGGGCTCTTGTTTCCCACTGAAGCAGACAATGCCATATGGGTTCAGCTATTTCACTTAGATTGCCTTTGAAAGAGTCAGGGAAGAAGCAGAGGGAAAGCACAGAAACTGAATCCAGTTTTACTtccatttctaatgaaaattGGGACCAGGAGCATCTGAGCCCCACTGGAGATGGATGTTCCATGTTGAAGAACGGGCTCTGATGCCCAGTGTACTTGCTGCTACATGTAAGACTGTATCCAAAGTTGCTAAGATGCGTTCCCATTTTTTGCAAGAAAAGACAGGACGATTTTCCTCTGATGGCTCCACTGCATTCTCCCTTTGGGCATTGGTGCTTAGCTTTCTCTAGCTTTCTCTGGTGTTCAAAAAGAGCAGGGTGCAGGGCTGAGCAGGACCATCATCTCTGTCCTTTAGGGTCGCACAGTGGTACCTGTCACATCTTAAATTTTAATCTGCAGTCAGTTTTTGTacaaaaaatggtaaaatatatTAGTGAAagtaataaggaaataaaaaatgtttatgaGTAACTCAGAGATGAAATGTGTAGTTGCAAACTCAGCTACTTTGCCTTCCATCCAAACTTATTTTTCTAGAATGCTTCATTCCATTTCATGATCTAGCAGCATAGATcctgaaatctttttttaatgactacTTTTGGCATTTTAAGCACAGTATTAAGAGAGATAGTTACACAAGCTTTATATATTCATCTCTATGAAGCCACCTACAAGAAGGGAGTCAAAAGCAGGACTGATTTGTGTCTCTAGCTGACTCTCTGATGTGGGAGGTGATGACAGACATCCTGAAAGGAGCAGAAAAGTAATACCATTTTCCAGGAAACAAAAAACAGCCCTGGAAGGTGTGAGGCTGCATCAGTCAGTTTGTCAGAGAAGGCACTAACTGTCCTGTAAACTGGTCAAAGAGAGCTTTGGCTCATGTATGTATGCACTTTTTTTGCTTATGCTGGTGGGTGGCTGGCTGTGTGTTTTCCCCAAATGTCATTCTGATTATTTAACTATAAGTTTTTagcatgtttttaaataaaaatcgaTACTGAGTAAAAGTATCTTTAATATACACAAATATTGATTTGTATAAATGCATACCTCTCTGTATCTCTTAATTCATGAAAGCCCAGTTCCAATGTGTGAAATCGCTGTTTCTTTGAGTGTTCCTTCAGACTGTAGCACACCTGCTGTCTCACTGTGCTCATGCTTGGAAGCTGCAGCAGGACTTAAACAGAGACATAATAGGAGAACTGCTGGAAGAACCTCTCCTTGACAGCTGCTGGAGTGATAGCAGTGAATTCTGTTCCCTCCTGGTGGTACCAAGGCTGTTAATTATAGGAAGCCCAGGTGGAGAGTGCTCAGAAGAAGTGTCCACAGCTAAGCAGCATGTGAGATGATAAAAACAATGGCATAAATGTCTCCCAAGATGACAGAAGGTGTCTTGTTTATGTCAGGCATTGAGTTCCTGGACCGAGGTCATGTTAGGCCAACTCTCCTATCCTGTGTCCAGCCCCATTTGTATGCATTAAATACAAACTCACACACAGGAAGAGTGCAAGCAGAGGGCAGCCAAACTGACCCTCCAAGTGTTTTTTCTTGGGCAATGTATTGGTCAGGCATAGAAAAGGCAAGGAGGAAAAGGGTGTTTTCCCAGCAGATAGTTCTTGGGAGCAGCATGGAACAGGGTACACTTAATTCTGATGTAACTTCTTTCCATAGAGTTGAACAGCTTCATCCTGTAGCTGGCATGGGGAAACCTGGAGATGTTTGCCTATGGGCTAGTCATCTGTTGTGCAGTAGATAGTAGACACTAAGAAACAACATGCCATTCCCACCAGGTGATGTTTGCACCAGTGTTTCTTCTATGCAATATCTCTTTCGCCTTTATATAAAAGATTTTTACTAGGATGAtataaaaataaaggattttttaaaaggtgCCTCTTTGAACTCCTTTCTCTCCTAACCCCAACtaccaccaaaaccaaaaggggacaaaaaaaaaaaatccgaaagGTAACTCACAGAGATCTCCACAGCAGTTGAAGCCCAGAGATCTTGGAGCTGTTGCATCTCTGAAAAGATCCCCCACCCCTGTCCTCTCTCATCCTTCTTCAAAACAATACTctaataaaaacagaaatagGTGTGAAAGATCCCCAAAGAACAGCAAATTGTTTTTGAGAGCCTGGTAATATAGGAAAGAGTTTGCAAGTGTCCCAGAGGATATAGAATAGTCAAAGAGAAGACAAAGTAGTAGAGAGCTTGAAAGAAATCCAGAGGACAGTGAAAAGTCTCAGAGAAACCATGAAAACTGATTAAACACTGACATACAGATCACAGAATAGCCCTTCAAAATGCCAGGGAAGTAGAAGATGGTCTGAAAGATCCCCAGACAAAACAGTGGAGCCAAGCAGAAGACAACAAAGCAACAGAGTCTGAAAGTGATTCAGAGAACATAAAGTAGCCTCAAGGAAGGCAAGAAAGCCTGTAAGTtcccaaagaaacaaaatgtagCAGTGTCAaggaggcaaagaaagaaaaaggcaagtcAAAGGACAACAcacccccttccccctgccccgaGAATGCTGAAGAGGCTCAGTGATAACAAAAAGTATCAGAAATATTAAAGGAGCTCCAGAGTATCCAGCAGTACCAAGGATGGCCTCAGAGAagaccaaaaaaccaaaaaaaaagggcagaaagtTTGACAGTGCCCCG from Athene noctua chromosome 3, bAthNoc1.hap1.1, whole genome shotgun sequence encodes the following:
- the TSPAN9 gene encoding tetraspanin-9 isoform X1; its protein translation is MEKSSSEDSSIHRSPSLDSKDSDFAKPSTSGRQFGRGFTAGAFYGTTGSRTQSHTGVGTGTGVGTGTGVKSDKYSAPKGSKYVVFYLDLSFVFLLEFKKCNMARGCLCCLKYMMFLFNLIFWLCGCGLLGVGIWLSVSQGNFATFSPSFPSLSAANLVIAIGTVIMVTGFLGCLGAIKENKCLLLSFFIVLLVILLAELILLILFFVYMDKVSESAKKDLKEGMKLYNSENNVGLKNAWNIIQAEMKCCGVNDFTDWYPVLGENTVPDRCCTENSQDCGRNSTELVWKTGCYERVMTWFDENKHVLGSIGICILIMQILGMAFSMTLFQQIHRTGKKYDA
- the TSPAN9 gene encoding tetraspanin-9 isoform X2; translated protein: MARGCLCCLKYMMFLFNLIFWLCGCGLLGVGIWLSVSQGNFATFSPSFPSLSAANLVIAIGTVIMVTGFLGCLGAIKENKCLLLSFFIVLLVILLAELILLILFFVYMDKVSESAKKDLKEGMKLYNSENNVGLKNAWNIIQAEMKCCGVNDFTDWYPVLGENTVPDRCCTENSQDCGRNSTELVWKTGCYERVMTWFDENKHVLGSIGICILIMQILGMAFSMTLFQQIHRTGKKYDA